In Candidatus Neomarinimicrobiota bacterium, one genomic interval encodes:
- a CDS encoding acyl-CoA carboxylase subunit beta has product MVDAKIKKFEEMVSEARAGGGEERIATQHDKGKLTARERLDILLDEGSFNEMDMFVRHRSHDFGLEKERYLGDGVVTGSGKINGRLVFVFSQDFTVFGGSLAEGHAEKICKIMDMAAKVGAPMIGLNDSGGARIQEGVVSLGGYADIFLRNTIFSGVIPQISAVMGPCAGGAVYSPAITDFILMVRNTSYMFVTGPNVVKAVTQEDITAEELGGADTHGTKSGVSHFTCENEVECLETLRKLLSYIPQNNLEDPPRIECKDPKNREDPKLDSIIPEKREKPYDMKEVITSVVDEGEFFEIQRDFAKNIVIGFARFDGRSVGIVANQPEYLAGALDSDSSIKGARFVRFCDAFNIPLAVFEDVPGFLPGTDQEWRGIIKHGAKLLYAFSEATVPKITVITRKAYGGAYDVMNSKHIRSDFNFAWPTAEIAVMGPKGAIEIIYKKEIAASKDPEADSSRFEEEFREKFANPYLAAERGFVDEVIMPHKTRSKIIDAFELLENKVDYNPKKKHGNIPL; this is encoded by the coding sequence ATGGTTGACGCTAAGATCAAAAAATTTGAAGAGATGGTTTCCGAGGCTCGGGCCGGCGGCGGAGAAGAGAGGATCGCTACCCAACACGACAAGGGTAAGTTAACCGCCCGGGAACGGCTGGACATCTTGCTGGACGAAGGCAGTTTCAACGAGATGGATATGTTCGTCAGACACCGTTCACATGATTTCGGTCTGGAAAAAGAGAGATATTTAGGCGATGGAGTCGTTACGGGTTCGGGGAAGATCAACGGCAGGCTCGTGTTTGTGTTTAGCCAGGATTTTACGGTATTCGGAGGCTCTCTTGCGGAAGGGCATGCAGAAAAAATTTGCAAAATCATGGACATGGCCGCAAAAGTCGGCGCGCCGATGATAGGATTGAATGACTCCGGGGGAGCCCGGATACAGGAGGGGGTAGTGAGCCTCGGTGGTTATGCGGATATTTTCCTGAGAAACACAATCTTCTCGGGAGTGATCCCGCAGATTTCGGCTGTAATGGGACCGTGTGCCGGAGGGGCGGTTTATTCGCCCGCTATAACCGATTTCATCCTGATGGTTAGAAACACTTCGTATATGTTCGTCACCGGACCAAACGTTGTTAAGGCAGTGACTCAAGAGGATATCACGGCAGAGGAGCTGGGCGGAGCTGATACGCACGGCACTAAGAGCGGGGTAAGCCACTTTACATGTGAGAATGAGGTGGAATGTCTTGAAACCCTCAGGAAACTTTTGAGTTATATTCCGCAGAACAACTTGGAAGATCCTCCGCGAATTGAATGTAAAGACCCGAAGAACCGCGAAGATCCGAAACTGGATTCGATTATTCCCGAAAAACGCGAAAAACCATATGACATGAAAGAAGTAATCACCTCGGTAGTGGACGAAGGAGAATTTTTCGAAATTCAAAGAGACTTTGCGAAAAATATTGTCATCGGTTTTGCAAGGTTTGACGGCAGGTCTGTAGGGATAGTGGCAAACCAGCCGGAATATTTAGCGGGGGCATTGGACAGCGATTCTTCGATCAAAGGAGCGAGATTCGTGAGGTTTTGCGATGCATTTAATATTCCGCTGGCAGTATTTGAGGATGTACCCGGCTTTCTTCCGGGAACAGATCAGGAATGGCGCGGTATCATTAAGCATGGAGCAAAACTGTTATACGCATTTAGCGAGGCTACGGTCCCGAAGATAACCGTCATCACCCGTAAAGCATACGGCGGCGCTTACGATGTGATGAACTCCAAACACATCAGAAGCGATTTCAATTTTGCCTGGCCCACAGCTGAGATAGCGGTGATGGGTCCGAAAGGGGCGATAGAAATAATATACAAAAAAGAAATTGCAGCGTCAAAAGACCCGGAGGCTGATAGCAGCCGCTTCGAAGAAGAGTTCAGGGAAAAATTCGCGAATCCCTATTTAGCGGCGGAGCGAGGCTTCGTAGATGAGGTTATAATGCCTCATAAGACGAGAAGCAAAATAATTGACGCTTTTGAGCTATTGGAAAATAAGGTGGATTATAATCCCAAGAAAAAACATGGAAACATTCCGCTTTAA
- a CDS encoding D-tyrosyl-tRNA(Tyr) deacylase gives MVAVLQRVSRGNVAVGNKTVNEIGMGLVVLLGVFEGDEEREAELLADKTVNLRIFNDAAGKMNRSLIEVGGEALVISQFTLCADYRKGRRPNFLRAAKPEKAENLYMRYVDRINESGVNVKTGEFGAMMEVELINSGPVTITLDTEVLRKA, from the coding sequence ATGGTGGCGGTTCTGCAAAGAGTATCACGGGGTAACGTCGCCGTTGGGAATAAAACAGTTAATGAGATAGGAATGGGTCTGGTCGTTCTTCTTGGAGTATTCGAAGGAGACGAAGAAAGGGAGGCTGAACTGTTGGCGGACAAAACAGTTAACTTGAGAATATTTAACGATGCTGCGGGGAAAATGAACCGTTCTTTGATTGAGGTTGGCGGAGAAGCATTGGTTATATCTCAGTTTACGCTTTGCGCGGATTACAGAAAAGGGAGAAGACCTAATTTTCTTAGAGCGGCAAAACCCGAAAAAGCCGAGAATCTTTATATGAGATACGTTGACAGAATCAATGAGTCGGGAGTAAACGTCAAGACGGGTGAGTTCGGGGCAATGATGGAGGTAGAACTGATTAATAGCGGACCGGTTACGATTACTCTGGACACAGAAGTGCTCCGAAAGGCTTAG
- a CDS encoding cobalamin B12-binding domain-containing protein has product MEKIIRVLIAKPGLDGHDRGAKVIASALRDAGMEVIYLGLRQTPEMIVNAALEEDVDVISLSILSGAHMTIFPEVLKLMKKEKIEDVLLTGGGIIPEKDMKALGEIGVGKLFGPGTPLSEGVEYIRDWVSKNRNS; this is encoded by the coding sequence TTGGAAAAAATAATAAGAGTGTTGATAGCCAAACCGGGGCTTGACGGACATGACCGGGGCGCCAAGGTAATAGCGAGTGCGCTCAGAGACGCCGGGATGGAAGTCATATACTTAGGACTCAGACAGACACCTGAAATGATAGTAAATGCCGCCCTTGAAGAAGACGTTGACGTAATTTCCCTCAGCATATTATCGGGAGCTCATATGACTATATTTCCCGAGGTGCTTAAACTGATGAAGAAAGAAAAGATTGAGGACGTATTATTGACAGGGGGTGGGATCATTCCTGAGAAAGACATGAAGGCATTGGGAGAAATCGGTGTGGGGAAGCTGTTTGGACCGGGTACGCCGCTGTCGGAAGGAGTGGAATACATAAGGGATTGGGTTTCGAAAAACAGGAATTCGTAA
- a CDS encoding DNA polymerase III subunit alpha, producing MSNFVHLHNHSDYSLLDGACRIHSLVDAALEYDMPAVALTDHGNMFGAIEFYKYAKSRGVKPLIGMEAYIAPRTRFEKSSTPGKREKTSYHILLIAENKTGYGNLMKLSSLAYLEGFYYKPRIDKEILRKYSEGLICTSGCLNGELAHCLTMGDTDGALAVAEEYKSIFNGNYYLEIQNHGTPEDEIILKEVPRIAEKLDIQLIGTNDCHYLKKEHAEAHDVLLCLQTGKTLKDTDRMKYSSDNFYFKDPDEMKALFVESPEAVKNTIELAERCDVDLETGTFHMPNFPLPEGENTPEEFLEKLVWKGVSEKYEVVDEAIKKRVQHEIDTINSMGFPGYFLIVNDFIRYAKENGIPVGPGRGSATGSVVSYALGITEIDPLKYGLIFERFLNPDRISMPDIDIDFCYERRGEVINYIKERFGKDSVTQIITFGTMRARAAIRDVGRVLNMPYADVDRIAKLIPPAPNVSLEEALEKVPELVDIEKKDETHRKLIEYSLLLEGMSRHASTHAAGVVITPGALSDYVPLYKSVTDDVTTQYDMKMLDTIGLLKMDFLGLRTLTVLQKTLDMLKEKGIDVDLGNISLEIDEIYELFGKGETIGIFQFESPGMKDTLKRLKPTKLEDLIAVNALFRPGPMDNISEFIKRKHGEKKIEYLHPALEPILKETYGIIVYQEQVMRIANELAGLSLSKADIMRSAMGKKKRKLMEEQKKYFLESAAKNKLDKKLSKDLWTLLEKFAQYGFNKSHSTAYALIAYRTGYLKVKHPAEFMAATVTSEMTDTDRLKVLIKECKKMGLEIVPPDINSSKADFATDGNKIQYALAAIKNVGVKAANSVIKAVEENSPIRTIFDLVKHVDLRLVNKKVLESLACSGALDSLEGKRSAKFESVGRALEFAQRYQSELSRGQTSLFGGKQSGATIGGDQPNLHNVEEWSDSERIKNELSAFGFHLIEHQLEKYAIELNSFTNHVPGKPLNGTNKVIKTGGILIDVKVHFDRNNKQMAFCQLEGIDDNTIELLVFTEVYERYKDLIMDESMVLVSGKLSTRDNSDTKLVATEFIPLQDALETQTRSVMVKIDLSTHSPEDIERVSEAAVKFKGNCRFGFLVSSKGKKVNEILSSKISVNPDKLLFEAVDEILGTDSIVLKSAI from the coding sequence ATGAGTAATTTCGTCCATCTGCACAACCACTCGGATTACAGTTTACTTGACGGCGCCTGCAGGATTCATTCACTCGTAGATGCTGCCTTGGAATACGATATGCCTGCGGTGGCGCTTACCGACCATGGGAACATGTTTGGTGCCATTGAATTTTACAAGTACGCAAAATCTCGGGGTGTCAAGCCTCTGATAGGTATGGAAGCTTATATCGCTCCCCGAACCCGTTTCGAGAAGAGTTCCACACCGGGTAAAAGAGAAAAGACATCTTACCATATTCTGCTTATCGCTGAAAATAAAACCGGTTACGGCAACCTAATGAAACTATCGAGTCTTGCCTACTTAGAGGGCTTTTACTATAAGCCCAGAATCGACAAGGAAATACTGCGCAAATACAGCGAAGGACTTATTTGTACTTCAGGCTGCCTGAATGGTGAGTTAGCGCATTGCCTTACCATGGGTGATACCGACGGAGCGCTTGCGGTCGCAGAGGAATATAAAAGTATCTTTAACGGAAATTATTATCTTGAAATTCAAAATCATGGAACGCCCGAGGATGAGATAATCTTAAAAGAGGTTCCACGGATTGCCGAAAAACTCGATATTCAATTGATAGGGACCAACGATTGTCACTATCTGAAGAAAGAGCACGCGGAAGCACATGACGTGCTGCTTTGTCTTCAGACGGGTAAGACTTTAAAAGATACCGACCGGATGAAGTACAGTTCTGACAATTTCTACTTCAAGGATCCTGACGAGATGAAAGCGCTGTTCGTAGAATCGCCTGAAGCGGTCAAAAACACTATTGAGTTGGCGGAACGCTGCGACGTTGATCTCGAAACGGGCACGTTTCACATGCCTAATTTCCCGCTGCCCGAGGGTGAGAACACACCGGAAGAATTTCTCGAAAAGCTGGTCTGGAAGGGGGTTTCCGAAAAATATGAAGTCGTTGACGAGGCTATAAAGAAAAGAGTTCAGCACGAAATCGATACTATAAACAGTATGGGTTTCCCCGGATATTTTCTGATAGTAAATGACTTCATCAGGTACGCAAAGGAAAATGGGATACCGGTCGGACCGGGAAGGGGATCAGCTACGGGAAGCGTGGTTTCATACGCTCTGGGCATAACCGAAATCGATCCGTTAAAATACGGCTTGATTTTCGAACGGTTTTTAAATCCTGACAGGATCAGTATGCCAGACATAGACATAGATTTCTGTTATGAGCGCAGAGGCGAAGTGATCAATTATATCAAAGAACGCTTTGGAAAAGATTCAGTTACACAGATCATCACGTTCGGAACCATGAGGGCGAGAGCCGCGATCAGAGACGTAGGAAGAGTATTGAATATGCCGTACGCGGACGTGGACAGAATAGCAAAACTTATACCTCCCGCTCCTAACGTCTCGCTCGAAGAGGCGCTGGAAAAGGTACCCGAACTTGTTGATATAGAGAAGAAAGACGAAACCCACCGTAAGTTGATCGAATATTCCCTTCTCCTGGAAGGAATGAGCAGGCACGCATCCACTCATGCAGCGGGAGTTGTTATAACGCCGGGGGCGCTGTCAGACTATGTGCCGCTGTATAAGTCGGTAACCGACGATGTGACTACTCAGTACGACATGAAGATGCTTGATACAATCGGGCTGTTAAAAATGGACTTTTTGGGTCTGCGCACCCTGACCGTTCTCCAGAAAACTCTCGATATGCTGAAAGAAAAGGGAATTGACGTAGATCTTGGGAATATCTCTCTCGAAATCGATGAAATATATGAGCTGTTCGGTAAGGGCGAGACAATCGGAATCTTTCAATTTGAATCACCCGGAATGAAAGATACGCTTAAAAGGCTCAAGCCGACAAAATTAGAAGATCTTATCGCCGTAAATGCTCTTTTCAGACCCGGTCCCATGGACAACATATCGGAGTTTATCAAGCGGAAACATGGAGAAAAGAAGATCGAGTACCTTCACCCTGCTCTTGAGCCGATTTTGAAAGAGACTTACGGAATTATCGTTTATCAGGAACAGGTGATGAGAATCGCTAATGAACTTGCAGGTTTGAGTCTCTCAAAAGCAGACATAATGCGGTCGGCTATGGGGAAGAAGAAAAGAAAATTGATGGAGGAACAGAAAAAATATTTCCTCGAAAGCGCCGCCAAGAATAAGCTCGATAAAAAATTATCCAAAGACCTTTGGACGCTGTTGGAAAAATTTGCTCAGTACGGATTCAATAAAAGCCATTCGACTGCCTATGCGCTGATAGCCTACAGAACAGGATACCTGAAGGTGAAACATCCGGCGGAGTTTATGGCTGCGACAGTGACGAGCGAAATGACCGATACCGACAGGCTTAAAGTTCTGATAAAAGAATGTAAAAAAATGGGGCTGGAGATAGTCCCTCCGGATATCAACAGCAGCAAAGCTGATTTTGCAACAGACGGCAATAAAATTCAGTACGCTTTAGCGGCAATTAAAAACGTCGGAGTAAAGGCAGCCAACTCGGTAATAAAAGCGGTTGAGGAAAACAGTCCTATTAGAACTATATTCGATTTGGTAAAACATGTCGATCTGAGACTTGTTAACAAAAAAGTGCTCGAATCTCTCGCATGTTCCGGGGCTCTTGATTCATTAGAAGGTAAACGCTCGGCGAAGTTCGAGAGCGTCGGAAGAGCATTGGAATTCGCCCAGAGATATCAGTCCGAACTGAGCCGCGGACAGACGAGTCTGTTCGGAGGGAAACAGTCAGGTGCGACCATAGGTGGTGATCAACCGAATCTTCACAACGTTGAAGAATGGAGTGACAGCGAACGGATAAAAAACGAATTAAGCGCCTTCGGTTTTCATTTGATCGAGCATCAGCTTGAAAAATACGCCATAGAGCTTAACTCATTTACGAACCATGTACCCGGAAAACCTTTAAACGGCACTAATAAGGTGATAAAAACCGGTGGAATTCTGATTGACGTTAAAGTTCATTTTGACAGAAATAACAAACAGATGGCTTTCTGCCAACTTGAAGGGATAGACGACAACACGATCGAATTGTTGGTGTTCACAGAGGTCTATGAACGTTATAAAGACCTGATAATGGACGAAAGTATGGTGCTGGTGTCCGGCAAACTGTCTACGAGAGACAATTCCGACACGAAACTTGTAGCTACCGAGTTTATTCCGCTTCAGGATGCACTTGAAACTCAGACCAGATCAGTAATGGTAAAGATAGATCTTTCGACTCATTCTCCGGAGGATATAGAGCGTGTCAGCGAAGCTGCGGTGAAGTTTAAAGGCAATTGCAGATTCGGGTTTTTGGTTTCCTCAAAGGGTAAAAAAGTCAACGAGATACTGTCGAGCAAAATCTCGGTCAACCCGGATAAGTTATTATTCGAGGCAGTCGATGAAATCTTAGGGACCGATTCTATCGTCCTGAAGAGCGCTATTTGA
- a CDS encoding aminopeptidase P family protein, whose translation MSNVRYSTGFSGSAGSAVLTENGSFFLTDFRYAEQIKSEVTEYDHIIRQNMLECLNEVSLMQAGMKVGFEADYMSISELNLLKEKFPKVEWVETNLIVERVAAVKDENEIECFRAACKIIDAVFEEILDIIKEGVTENELAAEVSYRTKMMGSEVDPFEPIIASGWRSALPHGISSTKKIKKGEMLVIDFGATVGGYAGDMTRTVAVGDPDEKMVQIYEVVLGAQKAAVDAAKEGISGAELDAVARGYINERHYGEQFGHSLGHGLGLDVHSWPRVSEVNKEPLLTNMVVTIEPGVYLPGLGGVRIEDDIVIKKDGCENLTGSPKEFISVG comes from the coding sequence TTGAGTAATGTCCGTTATTCAACCGGATTCAGCGGGTCGGCAGGCAGTGCTGTTCTCACAGAAAACGGTTCTTTTTTTTTAACAGATTTTCGGTACGCAGAGCAGATAAAATCTGAAGTCACCGAGTACGATCATATAATCAGGCAGAATATGCTCGAATGCCTGAATGAAGTAAGTCTTATGCAGGCTGGCATGAAAGTCGGTTTTGAAGCGGATTATATGTCGATTTCCGAATTGAACTTATTGAAGGAAAAATTTCCCAAAGTCGAATGGGTTGAGACTAATTTGATAGTCGAACGTGTGGCGGCCGTGAAAGATGAGAATGAGATAGAATGTTTTAGAGCTGCCTGTAAAATTATTGATGCGGTTTTTGAGGAAATATTGGACATTATCAAAGAGGGTGTTACGGAAAACGAATTGGCGGCTGAGGTTTCCTATCGCACGAAGATGATGGGATCCGAAGTCGATCCCTTTGAGCCTATAATAGCAAGCGGTTGGAGATCGGCTCTTCCCCACGGCATCTCTTCTACGAAGAAGATAAAAAAAGGCGAGATGCTCGTCATTGATTTTGGCGCAACGGTAGGCGGATATGCCGGCGATATGACCAGAACAGTTGCGGTAGGGGATCCGGATGAGAAAATGGTTCAGATATATGAAGTAGTCTTAGGCGCTCAGAAAGCCGCCGTTGATGCTGCAAAGGAAGGTATTTCGGGTGCTGAGTTGGACGCTGTCGCCCGTGGCTACATCAACGAACGGCATTACGGAGAACAGTTCGGTCATTCTCTTGGACATGGATTAGGTCTCGACGTGCACTCCTGGCCCCGGGTGTCTGAAGTAAATAAAGAACCACTCTTAACGAATATGGTAGTGACTATTGAGCCGGGTGTATATTTGCCCGGTCTCGGGGGAGTACGAATTGAGGATGATATTGTGATCAAAAAAGACGGGTGTGAAAACCTCACGGGCTCTCCCAAGGAATTCATCTCTGTCGGATGA
- a CDS encoding tetratricopeptide repeat protein, whose translation MSFQDDQEILEKYLDENLNTVLGLRLAERYISLDNLEGAHQTLSELLESHPNNATALFLLGEIAFKEGNNDKAKSQYEETIKIDPTFTTAYHRLIMISSDEGDNSGAADIQNLLKLLNPLDDRGTGSTDDVEAAEVTKSEFSERVLNRLDFALSESAEEAPVSDETTEEAEPETEATEPDSEDEKDAAEETSETEPETEEEISTDGEDDLAAKESIEVPESTETETEETIEDSAESDIDSAVEDEKEPDSPDTGEEQESTPADESDPFGLSSGDSTDDQEDLLDETSESDDEDMSSSEDTEAAAAEESEPVVKEEDDFGVSDISDEDETKSEEPLPADSEEIPAETETTDSDDSGTGATKDEAADVETETETKDEETIEEEAEELSEETGSGEDPFEATTREEDEEPSGETEVEDQDAEAEVESPADTQEEDTSDSETVEKDESSEETTEDDTEDSSQGDEEVEEPSEVEPQDEEESDGEPEATDQDAEEIETSAEAPEEEKETSESDESEPVSEPQEVEAEEDAETVDTEKSEETTETADAEIESEPEEIAASDSDEVSEETVTQDEPEEGSEETDSSTPDESDLSSLVVDKEARSFEMPPFSKETIADVQKETDIELSESVDKEEIAEDMTEEGAESHNVPLDSQTDEEAPEESGEEGSADKVIDEDESGEGAEKFNVPIESASPRKDAGLDPPADYESWVDKDATPESMTSGSEPPKEDKETFEGLLSETDVSDDVESTESPEEESVDEGGEEITTEKVDNIYSLTEIEDDEDEVSPLQAWFLERKSLQNNQEPEEAEEDKDKEEEPAVLTEPKPVPFAEDVSGDSKSESNDDSEKWDKFVETAVNKSGEESSESGKDENRGESVVSEIDTELQNLFDDVVSTDENGENEEDESANVDPPSAAGGLKLSSDLATFTLAQIYMNQGQLTEALSVLDLLDKKGEDKERVASIREEIRGKMEARNK comes from the coding sequence ATGAGTTTTCAAGATGATCAGGAAATTTTGGAAAAATATCTTGACGAAAATCTGAACACGGTACTCGGGCTGAGACTTGCCGAAAGATATATAAGTCTGGATAACCTGGAAGGCGCCCATCAGACGCTCTCAGAGTTGCTTGAGTCACATCCCAATAACGCTACCGCCCTGTTTTTACTCGGAGAGATCGCATTTAAAGAAGGAAACAACGATAAGGCAAAAAGTCAGTATGAAGAGACGATTAAAATCGACCCAACATTTACAACGGCATATCATCGACTGATAATGATAAGCTCTGACGAGGGAGATAATTCCGGAGCCGCTGACATCCAAAATCTTTTGAAACTGCTGAATCCATTGGATGACAGGGGAACCGGATCAACTGACGACGTTGAAGCCGCTGAAGTTACAAAATCGGAATTTTCGGAACGGGTTCTGAACAGACTCGATTTTGCTTTAAGTGAAAGCGCGGAAGAAGCTCCTGTATCAGATGAAACGACCGAGGAAGCTGAACCGGAAACGGAGGCGACAGAACCCGATTCGGAAGATGAAAAAGACGCAGCGGAGGAAACTTCTGAAACTGAACCGGAAACGGAAGAAGAAATATCAACCGACGGTGAAGACGATTTAGCCGCGAAAGAGAGCATAGAAGTTCCTGAATCGACTGAAACGGAGACTGAAGAGACTATCGAAGATTCCGCTGAGTCGGATATAGATTCCGCAGTAGAGGATGAGAAAGAACCCGACTCTCCGGACACGGGCGAAGAGCAAGAATCAACACCGGCCGATGAGAGCGATCCTTTCGGTTTGAGTTCAGGAGACTCGACCGATGATCAGGAAGACCTGTTGGACGAAACTTCAGAATCGGATGATGAGGATATGAGTTCATCGGAGGATACGGAAGCCGCAGCTGCAGAGGAATCGGAGCCGGTTGTCAAAGAGGAAGACGATTTCGGAGTATCCGATATATCTGATGAAGATGAGACCAAATCAGAGGAGCCGTTGCCGGCTGACTCAGAAGAGATTCCCGCTGAGACCGAGACGACCGATAGTGACGATTCCGGTACCGGTGCCACAAAAGATGAAGCAGCAGATGTAGAAACAGAAACTGAGACGAAAGATGAAGAAACAATAGAGGAAGAGGCTGAGGAATTAAGCGAGGAGACTGGTTCCGGTGAGGATCCTTTTGAAGCAACTACCCGGGAAGAAGATGAAGAGCCGTCGGGGGAAACGGAAGTGGAGGATCAGGATGCAGAAGCTGAAGTAGAATCCCCGGCTGATACTCAGGAGGAAGATACTTCAGACAGCGAGACCGTAGAAAAAGACGAATCGTCAGAAGAGACAACTGAAGATGACACGGAGGATTCGAGTCAGGGAGATGAAGAAGTTGAAGAGCCCTCCGAAGTAGAACCTCAGGATGAAGAAGAGTCAGACGGAGAACCGGAAGCCACAGATCAAGATGCAGAGGAGATAGAAACCTCAGCCGAAGCACCGGAAGAAGAAAAGGAAACATCGGAAAGCGATGAATCGGAGCCGGTGAGCGAACCGCAAGAGGTTGAGGCTGAAGAGGATGCTGAAACCGTGGACACGGAGAAATCAGAAGAGACTACCGAGACTGCCGACGCCGAAATTGAGAGTGAGCCTGAGGAAATTGCAGCCTCTGATTCAGATGAGGTATCAGAAGAGACGGTTACTCAGGATGAACCGGAGGAAGGATCGGAGGAGACCGATTCATCAACGCCGGATGAATCAGACCTGAGCAGTTTAGTGGTTGATAAAGAAGCGCGTTCCTTTGAGATGCCGCCTTTTTCGAAGGAAACGATTGCTGATGTTCAAAAGGAAACCGATATCGAATTGAGCGAGAGTGTCGATAAAGAAGAAATTGCTGAAGATATGACAGAAGAAGGCGCCGAATCACATAACGTCCCTCTGGATAGTCAGACGGATGAAGAGGCTCCGGAAGAATCCGGGGAGGAGGGTTCAGCTGATAAAGTCATAGACGAAGATGAGTCGGGAGAGGGTGCGGAAAAGTTCAATGTCCCGATAGAATCCGCGTCGCCCCGGAAAGATGCCGGATTGGATCCTCCTGCTGATTACGAATCCTGGGTGGATAAAGACGCAACGCCGGAATCTATGACCTCCGGAAGTGAACCTCCGAAGGAGGATAAAGAAACGTTTGAAGGACTGCTGTCAGAGACGGACGTTTCGGATGACGTTGAAAGTACGGAATCGCCGGAAGAAGAATCCGTTGATGAGGGGGGCGAAGAAATAACTACGGAAAAAGTCGATAATATCTATAGTCTCACCGAGATAGAGGACGACGAAGATGAAGTCTCTCCGCTTCAGGCATGGTTTCTCGAAAGAAAATCCCTTCAGAATAACCAAGAACCGGAAGAGGCTGAGGAAGATAAGGATAAGGAAGAGGAACCGGCAGTGTTAACCGAACCGAAACCCGTGCCGTTTGCCGAAGATGTTTCGGGAGACTCAAAATCCGAATCCAACGATGATTCAGAGAAATGGGATAAGTTTGTTGAAACTGCAGTCAATAAAAGCGGAGAGGAGAGCAGTGAGAGCGGGAAAGATGAAAACAGGGGTGAATCGGTTGTTTCTGAAATAGACACGGAGCTCCAAAATCTATTTGATGACGTTGTATCTACCGATGAAAACGGGGAAAATGAAGAGGATGAAAGCGCAAATGTCGATCCTCCGTCTGCGGCCGGCGGTTTGAAACTCAGCAGCGATCTGGCTACTTTTACTTTAGCGCAGATCTATATGAATCAAGGGCAGCTGACTGAAGCTCTATCGGTCCTCGATCTCCTGGATAAAAAAGGAGAAGACAAGGAAAGAGTGGCATCTATCAGGGAAGAGATCAGGGGAAAAATGGAAGCGAGGAATAAATAA